Part of the Novosphingobium sp. ZN18A2 genome, GTGAACGTCGCCGTGCGTCACCGCAAGCCGAGCCAGGCCAACCCTCAGGGCGGCATCGACCGTTCCGAGGCGCCGATGGCGATTTCGAAGGTGAGCCTGGCCGACCCGAAGGACGGCAAGGCAACCCGCGTCCGCTTTGAAGAGCGCGACGGCAAGAAGGTCCGCGTGGCCGTGAAGTCCGGGGAGACGATCGATGGCTGATAAGTACACGCCCCGCCTTCGCCAGAAGTACGACGAGCAGATCGCCAAGGCGATGACCGAAAAATTCGGTTACAAGAACCTGCTCGAAGTGCCGAAGATCGAGAAGATCACGCTCAACATGGGCGTGGGCGAAGCGAGCCAGGACAAGAAGAAGGTCCAGACGGCGGCCGCCGAAATGGAACTGATCGCCGGACAGAAGCCGGTGATCACCAAGGCGAAGAAGTCGATCGCGCAGTTCAAGCTGCGTGAAGGCATGCCAATCGGTTGCAAGGTCACCCTGCGCCGCGAACGCATGTACGAGTTCCTCGATCGCCTGATTACGATCGCGATGCCCCGCATCCGCGACTTCCGGGGGCTGAACCCCAAGTCGTTCGACGGACGCGGCAACTATGCGATGGGTCTGAAGGAGCAGATCATCTTTCCGGAGATCAGCTACGACCAGATCGAGAAGGTGCGTGGCATGGACATCATCGTCACCACCACTGCCAAGACCGACGAGGAAGCGCGCGAGCTGCTGCGCCTGTTCGGTTTCCCCTTCCCGCAGGATGCTGCCGAACAGCAGCAGGCCGCGTGAGCAAGATCTGAGGAAGAGAGCTTAAGTCCATGGCGAAACTGAGTTCGATCAACAAGAACGAGCGTCGCAAGAAGCTCGTTGAGAAGTACGCGGCGAAGTATGCTGCGCTGAAGGCCATTGCCGACGACGAGTCGGTTGACGAGACCGAACGCCTGATGGCGCGACTCAAGATGGCGAAACTTCCGCGCAACGCGAACCCCACCCGCGTGCGCAACCGCTGCACCACCACCGGCCGTCCGCGCGGCTACTATCGCAAGTTCGGGCTTTGCCGCGTCGAACTGCGCGATCTCGCCAACAAGGGGCTTATCCCCGGCGTGACCAAGTCGAGCTGGTAAGGGACAACCGATATGGCGATGACCGATCCCCTGGGTGACATGCTCACCCGTATCCGCAACGGCCAGCGGGCGAAGAAGGACTCCGTCCTGTCCCCGGCCTCCAAGATCCGCGCGCGCGTTCTCGAAGTGCTGCAGCGCGAAGGCTATATCCGTGGCTACAGTGAGGACGCGACCGGCGTTCATCCGCAGCTGCGCATCGAGCTGAAGTATTTCGAGGGCGAGCCTGCCATCAAGCATGTGCAGCGCGTCTCGAAGCCCGGCCGCCGCGTCTATTCGGGTTCGAAGGAACTTCCGGTGGTGCGCAACGGCCTTGGCATCACCATCGTCTCGACGCCGAAGGGCGTGCTCTCGGATGCCGAGGCACGTGCCCAGAACGTCGGCGGCGAAGTGCTTGCGGAGGTGTTCTGATGAGCCGCATCGGCAAGAGGCCGGTGACGATCCCGAGCGGCGTCACCGCTGACATCAAGGATGGCCAGCTTACCGTGAAAGGCCCCAAGGGCACGCTTTCGCTGGGCCTGTCCGACATGGTGACCTATGACGTGCAGGACGGCGCGATCTCGGTCCAGCCGGCGAACGACGGCAAGGCCGCCCGCAGTCACTGGGGCATGCAGCGCACGCTGGTGTCCAACCTGGTCGAAGGCGTGACGCAGGGCTTCTCGAAGACGCTCGAGATCAGCGGCGTCGGCTATCGTGCGCAGGCGCAGGGCCGCAAGCTCAAGCTGCAGCTCGGCTATTCGCACGATGTCGATTTCGACGTTCCCGAAGGTGTCGAGGTCAAGACCCCGGATAACACGACGGTCGAGATTTCCGGCATCGACAAGCAGATGGTCGGCCAGGTCGCGGCCGAGATCCGTCGCTGGCGCAAGCCCGAACCCTACAAGGGCAAGGGCATCAAGTACCGCGGCGAATATATCTTCCGCAAGGAAGGGAAGAAGAAGTAAGATGGCCAAGGTTTCTCTCTTCGATCGCCGCCGGCGCCGCGTGCGCAGCGCGCTTCGTGCCCGTTCCGCCGGCCGTCCCCGCCTGTCGGTGCACCGCACCGGCCGCCACATCTATGCCCAGATCATCGATGATGCGGAGGGCCGCACCGTGGCCGCCGCCTCTACCCTGGTCAAAGGGCAGAAGAACGTGGGCGCCAACGTCGATTCCGCCGCCAAGGTCGGCAAGGAAATCGCCGAAAAGGCCAAGGCCGCCGGCATCACCACCGTCGTGTTCGATCGCGGCGGCTTCCTGTTCCATGGCCGCGTCAAGGCGCTGGCCGACGCCGCTCGCGAAGGCGGGCTGGAGTTCTGATGATGGCTGACGAAAACGAAACCCCGACCCCGACGCCGGCCGTGACCGAAACGACCGAAGCCGCGGACACCCAGTCGACCGCTTCGGGCGACGCGCAGCCCCAGGCCCAGCCGCAGCAGCGCGAAGGCCGTGGACGTGGCCGTGGACGCGGCAATGATCGCGGTGGCCGTGGCCGGCGTGACGATCGTCGCGGCCGTGGCGGTGACGACGACGGCGGCGAGGAGCTGATCGAAAAGCTCGTCCACATCAACCGCGTGTCGAAGACCGTGAAGGGCGGCAAGCGCTTCGGTTTCGCCGCGCTGGTCGTTGTGGGCGACGGCAAGGGCCGCGTGGGCTTTGGCCACGGCAAGGCCCGCGAGGTTCCCGAAGCGATCACCAAGGCGACCGCTTCGGCCAAGAAGAAGATGGTTCGCGTTCCGCTCAAGGAAGGCCGGACGCTGCATCACGACGGCAAGGGCCGTTTCGGTGCGGGCAAGGTCAATGTCCGGACGGCCCCGGCCGGTACGGGCATCATCGCGGGCGGCCCGATGCGCGCCGTGTTCGAGAGCCTGGGCGTTGCCGACGTGGTGACCAAGTCGGTCGGCACTTCGAACCCCTACAACATGATCCGCGCCACCTTCGACGCGCTGACCAACCAGACTTCACCGAAGTCTGTGGCCCAGCGTCGTGGCAAGAAGGTTGCCGACCTGCTGGGTCGCGGCGGCGCGAGCGAAGCCGAGGCTGAAGCCGCGGCCGAAGCTATCGCGGAGTAAGCGAAATGGCCCAGAGCAAGAAGAAGACCATCAAGGTCAAGCAGATCGGTTCGCCGATCCGCCGCCCCGAGGCGCAGAAGAAGATCCTCATCGGCCTCGGCCTTGGCAAGATGCACAAGGTTGTAGAGCTTGAGGATACCGCCGAAGTACGCGGCGCGATCGCCAAGCTTCCGCACATGGTGGCGGT contains:
- the rplX gene encoding 50S ribosomal protein L24 — its product is MAAAKIKKGDSVVVRSGKDKGRTGTVLQVMPKDGKVLVSGVNVAVRHRKPSQANPQGGIDRSEAPMAISKVSLADPKDGKATRVRFEERDGKKVRVAVKSGETIDG
- the rpmD gene encoding 50S ribosomal protein L30, producing MAQSKKKTIKVKQIGSPIRRPEAQKKILIGLGLGKMHKVVELEDTAEVRGAIAKLPHMVAVVD
- the rpsH gene encoding 30S ribosomal protein S8, producing MAMTDPLGDMLTRIRNGQRAKKDSVLSPASKIRARVLEVLQREGYIRGYSEDATGVHPQLRIELKYFEGEPAIKHVQRVSKPGRRVYSGSKELPVVRNGLGITIVSTPKGVLSDAEARAQNVGGEVLAEVF
- the rplE gene encoding 50S ribosomal protein L5 — translated: MADKYTPRLRQKYDEQIAKAMTEKFGYKNLLEVPKIEKITLNMGVGEASQDKKKVQTAAAEMELIAGQKPVITKAKKSIAQFKLREGMPIGCKVTLRRERMYEFLDRLITIAMPRIRDFRGLNPKSFDGRGNYAMGLKEQIIFPEISYDQIEKVRGMDIIVTTTAKTDEEARELLRLFGFPFPQDAAEQQQAA
- the rpsN gene encoding 30S ribosomal protein S14, with product MAKLSSINKNERRKKLVEKYAAKYAALKAIADDESVDETERLMARLKMAKLPRNANPTRVRNRCTTTGRPRGYYRKFGLCRVELRDLANKGLIPGVTKSSW
- the rpsE gene encoding 30S ribosomal protein S5 → MMADENETPTPTPAVTETTEAADTQSTASGDAQPQAQPQQREGRGRGRGRGNDRGGRGRRDDRRGRGGDDDGGEELIEKLVHINRVSKTVKGGKRFGFAALVVVGDGKGRVGFGHGKAREVPEAITKATASAKKKMVRVPLKEGRTLHHDGKGRFGAGKVNVRTAPAGTGIIAGGPMRAVFESLGVADVVTKSVGTSNPYNMIRATFDALTNQTSPKSVAQRRGKKVADLLGRGGASEAEAEAAAEAIAE
- the rplR gene encoding 50S ribosomal protein L18, encoding MAKVSLFDRRRRRVRSALRARSAGRPRLSVHRTGRHIYAQIIDDAEGRTVAAASTLVKGQKNVGANVDSAAKVGKEIAEKAKAAGITTVVFDRGGFLFHGRVKALADAAREGGLEF
- the rplF gene encoding 50S ribosomal protein L6; protein product: MSRIGKRPVTIPSGVTADIKDGQLTVKGPKGTLSLGLSDMVTYDVQDGAISVQPANDGKAARSHWGMQRTLVSNLVEGVTQGFSKTLEISGVGYRAQAQGRKLKLQLGYSHDVDFDVPEGVEVKTPDNTTVEISGIDKQMVGQVAAEIRRWRKPEPYKGKGIKYRGEYIFRKEGKKK